A stretch of Fusarium poae strain DAOMC 252244 chromosome 2, whole genome shotgun sequence DNA encodes these proteins:
- a CDS encoding hypothetical protein (SECRETED:SignalP(1-19)), whose protein sequence is MSSPKVAIIGAGLSGLALALALHQQGIESTAYEQQSAPLDIGGAIMLSPNSLRALDQLGVFQRILPRSYKFNELYFLSQDDKLVDVFEFGNEEKYGYIGIRVYRFELINILLDLIREAGIKVEYGRKFDRIVNETEESVTWRFIDGSEETADLLIGADGIHSRVRSYLNPDLTPKFTNMIGVTAAVPTSQLKLEDGEYNLPATFMHDKRGAFVIAPQLADGSEVLIGKQKVFVGDDPGRDAWKAMNSDKTWCVDFLREGKEDYPPIVSNATSHISPERVNLWPFYLLPKLDKWSSSDKHGRVVVLGDAAHALPPTAGQGVNQAFEDVYTFAGVLGQSKQNSGKGLSDTLDRWQKGRQERVDKIIELNNEINKRRMPKLDGVEVETKPFDVDWLYSVDLDEAVKQFVGNN, encoded by the coding sequence ATGTCATCTCCCAAAGTTGCTATTATCGGAGCTGGTCTATCAGGCCTTGCCCTCGCTCTGGCACTGCATCAACAAGGCATCGAAAGCACAGCTTACGAACAACAAAGTGCCCCTCTGGATATAGGAGGAGCCATCATGCTATCTCCCAACTCTCTCCGCGCTCTAGATCAGCTCGGTGTCTTTCAGCGCATCCTTCCACGCAGCTACAAGTTCAACGAGCTATACTTCCTATCTCAAGACGACAAGCTCGTCGACGTCTTTGAGTTTGGCAACGAGGAGAAGTACGGGTACATCGGTATCCGTGTCTATCGTTTCGAACTCATCAACATACTCCTTGACCTTATTCGTGAGGCGGGTATCAAGGTTGAATATGGAAGAAAGTTTGATCGAATTGTCAATGAGACTGAAGAAAGTGTTACTTGGCGTTTCATTGATGGATCAGAAGAAACAGCTGATCTTCTCATCGGTGCTGATGGTATTCACTCTCGTGTCCGATCATATCTTAACCCTGATCTCACGCCCAAATTTACAAACATGATTGGCGTCACAGCTGCCGTTCCAACAAGTCAACTCAAACTTGAAGATGGAGAATACAACCTACCTGCTACTTTCATGCACGACAAGCGCGGCGCTTTTGTCATTGCGCCCCAGTTGGCTGATGGCTCAGAAGTTCTCATTGGCAAGCAAAAAGTATTCGTCGGCGACGATCCAGGCCGCGATGCTTGGAAAGCTATGAACTCGGACAAGACATGGTGTGTTGACTTTCTCCGTGAAGGAAAGGAAGACTACCCTCCCATCGTCTCCAACGCCACTTCTCACATTTCACCCGAGAGGGTTAATCTCTGGCCTTTCTATCTTCTTCCCAAGCTCGACAAGTGGTCTTCAAGTGATAAACACGGCCGCGTGGTTGTTCTCGGAGACGCAGCCCATGCTCTTCCTCCCACTGCTGGACAAGGTGTGAACCAAGCTTTTGAGGATGTTTATACATTTGCTGGTGTTCTGGGTCAATCCAAGCAGAATAGTGGCAAAGGATTGAGTGATACCCTGGATCGTTGGCAGAAGGGAAGACAGGAGCGTGTTGATAAGATCATTGAGTTGAACAATGAGATTAATAAGAGAAGGATGCCCAAGCTGGATGGTGTCGAGGTGGAGACAAAGCCTTTTGATGTAGATTGGCTTTACTCGGTTGATCTGGATGAAGCTGTGAAGCAGTTTGTGGGAAACAACTGA
- a CDS encoding hypothetical protein (TransMembrane:1 (o746-765i)) produces the protein MENSTSNLVHSLNAANNARVQVGNNYHTTNNYHSGADRDDTKKLLEALRSTDPRHDKINIEQTNNHLLRDAYKWILENPEFLAWHDKSHEDRLLWIKGDPGKGKTMLICGIINELLSSTKLANPESPISLSYFFCQATNSSLNNSTAVIRGLIYLLVVQQPSLLSYLRANTHWDTRVAIEGLFRKIIADPSLQQVYLIVDALDECIEDLDFLLAIISSPTPRVKWIVSSRNRRGIEEYLEESSSKLALSLELNEKSVSQAVGHFIDYRTQELAKKKRLKSHVAEQVQRHLIQHANGTFLWVGLLPKGLNELYARMMDQIRASDSCELYTRLLAIASTVFRPLTFSELMAIEELDMDEETLRDLIGECGSFLTTRDKTVLFVHQSAKDFLLKESSELLFQSGLAHHHYTLFQRSIDILKYLHKDMYGLVYPGVSLEVAIRNRPEPDPLGSYLYALVFWAEHIRGACQLPNEDTSEGEMPVVEIVYQFLSEKLLFWLEALSLCHNQSVAGKALSFLKNLPTAPSESRLSELIHDALRFLFFLGPVIENYPLQIYTSGLLFSPHKSLIRNMFKQYTPEFIERNPRVDEDWSPISGVFETSPETPIRHMRFCPITQMLILSTSDSQLWMWNASDGYMNKKAKYDDARLLTPSPDLRWVAFVTMRYSKKSKKLVQKSLEVRELESDNLLYTMNLKGRRNVMAMQITPDSQSLAVCFEDKLDVYTSEGSTSQSWPLKLGGDANPLSPIPWRMLFSSDGALLLLLFGGLVAFDMRTNRLYKCPNLYKVGASYIRYAHLYSKDERGDNANILDAKFIPNTHLVMMNDDEESMFIWNIPKGKCREWLTRHNASLLASIENEIFIRYDIETGQELKCLDLPVTESLGGGNLTVSPNGKWMVSFVYRTNNLLLTNLESGIYLALIGINTRFIAFIDDSSVSTERGVLYLDRILDDLTLRSETFKTQAVQVKGQFDQELPVIIPDLDKYGCSTSGEWITFDNKPLIWVPQQYRCRWFDDWPEIATGHHHITIQFSGGVYSVVFRKDTGEYLRKAISNLCI, from the exons ATGGAGAACAGTACTTCCAACCTGGTTCATTCTTTGAACGCAGCCAATAATGCAAGAGTACAAGTCGGGAATAACTATCATACAACAAACAACTACCACAGTGGGGCCGACCGAGATGATACGAAAAAACTTTTGGAAGCGTTGCGTTCTACTGATCCGCGCCACGACAAGATCAATATCGAGCAAACCAACAACCACCTGTTAAGAGATGCGTATAAGTGGATTCTTGAAAACCCCGAGTTTCTGGCCTGGCATGACAAAAGTCATGAAGATCGGCTACTTTGGATCAAAGGTGATCCTGGAAAAGGAAAGACGATGCTTATATGTGGCATTATAAACGAGTTACTATCATCTACGAAACTAGCCAACCCGGAGAGTCCTATTTCGCTATCCTACTTCTTCTGCCAAGCTACAAACTCCAGTCTGAACAACTCGACAGCCGTCATAAGAGGCCTCATTTACCTCTTGGTCGTTCAGCAACCATCTCTTTTGTCTTATCTGCGTGCCAACACACATTGGGACACGAGAGTGGCGATAGAAGGCTTGTTTCGCAAGATAATCGCGGATCCAAGTCTCCAACAGGTGTACCTGATCGTGGATGCACTGGATGAATGCATCGAAGACCTGGATTTTCTTCTCGCCATAATCTCTAGTCCGACACCACGTGTCAAGTGGATTGTGAGCAGCCGTAACCGTCGTGGGATTGAAGAGTATCTAGAGGAATCGTCTTCAAAACTCGCGCTTTCTTTAGAGCTCAATGAAAAATCAGTGTCTCAAGCTGTTGGGCACTTCATCGACTACCGCACTCAAGAACTagcaaagaaaaaaagactaaAAAGCCATGTGGCAGAGCAGGTCCAGCGTCACCTAATTCAGCACGCCAACGGTACTTTCTTATGGGTGGGCTTG TTACCCAAGGGTCTCAACGAGCTTTACGCAAGAATGATGGACCAAATCCGTGCCTCCGACAGCTGCGAGCTTTATACCAGACTTCTGGCCATAGCTTCAACTGTTTTCCGCCCACTGACCTTTTCTGAGCTTATGGCCATAGAGGAACTGGACATGGATGAAGAAACACTTCGTGATCTTATCGGAGAATGCGGTTCGTTTCTGACGACGCGAGATAAGACGGTTCTTTTTGTTCATCAGTCTGCCAAGGACTTTTTGCTCAAGGAGTCGAGCGAATTGCTTTTCCAATCTGGCCTCGCGCATCACCATTATACTCTATTTCAAAGATCCATTGATATTCTTAAATATCTACACAAGGATATGTATGGCTTGGTCTATCCTGGAGTCTCCTTGGAGGTGGCTATACGCAATCGCCCGGAGCCTGATCCCCTGGGGAGTTACCTGTACGCACTTGTCTTCTGGGCTGAGCATATACGAGGCGCTTGTCAACTGCCTAACGAGGATACGTCGGAGGGAGAAATGCCTGTGGTTGAGATTGTGTACCAGTTTCTCTCTGAGAAATTACTATTTTGGTTGGAAGCACTGAGTCTATGTCACAACCAATCGGTTGCAGGGAAAGCCTTGTCATTTCTCAAAAACCTACCGACC GCCCCCTCTGAGTCGCGCCTCTCGGAGCTTATACACGATGCGCTCCGATTCTTGTTTTTTCTTGGCCCTGTCATCGAAAACTATCCCTTACAGATCTACACTTCCGGTCTACTATTCAGTCCACATAAAAGCCTCATTCGGAACATGTTCAAACAGTACACGCCGGAATTCATTGAAAGAAATCCAAGAGTAGATGAAGACTGGAGCCCGATTTCGGGTGTATTTGAGACTTCTCCAGAAACCCCGATTCGTCATATGAGGTTTTGTCCTATAACCCAAATGTTAATCCTGTCGACATCTGACTCTCAATTGTGGATGTGGAATGCCAGCGACGGCTATATGAATAAAAAGGCAAAGTATGATGACGCGAGGTTATTGACACCCTCGCCTGATCTTCGGTGGGTGGCCTTTGTCACTATGCGTTATTCCAAAAAGTCAAAAAAGCTTGTGCAAAAGTCCCTTGAGGTTCGGGAGCTAGAATCAGATAATCTGCTTTACACTATGAATCTCAAGGGTCGTCGAAACGTTATGGCTATGCAAATTACGCCTGATAGTCAGTCGCTGGCAGTATGCTTCGAAGATAAACTAGATGTTTATACCAGTGAAGGATCCACGTCTCAATCGTGGCCTTTGAAACTAGGTGGAGATGCAAATCCCTTGAGTCCGATACCCTGGCGCATGTTGTTTTCTTCCGATGGGGCTCTGCTATTACTCCTTTTCGGCGGTCTTGTGGCTTTCGACATGCGAACTAATAGGCTATACAAGTGCCCAAACTTGTATAAGGTGGGTGCATCCTACATTCGGTATGCACATCTTTATTCCAAAGATGAAAGGGGTGATAATGCGAACATACTGGACGCAAAGTTCATTCCCAATACCCACCTGGTCATGATGAACGATGACGAAGAATCTATGTTCATTTGGAACATCCCGAAGGGTAAATGCAGAGAGTGGCTCACGAGACATAACG CTAGTTTGCTTGCCAGTATTGAAAACGAGATCTTTATCCGCTATGATATCGAAACTGGCCAAGAGCTCAAATGTTTAGACCTGCCTGTCACTGAGAGTTTGGGCGGCGGCAATCTTACCGTGTCGCCCAACGGCAAGTGGATGGTGTCGTTTGTCTACAGAACCAATAACTTGCTTCTAACGAATTTGGAATCGGGCATCTATCTTGCTCTCATTGGTATAAACACGAGGTTCATCGCCTTCATTGACGACTCTTCCGTGTCTACGGAGAGGGGGGTGCTTTATCTTGATCGTATCTTGGACGATTTGACTCTTCGGTCAGAGACTTTCAAAACACAAGCAGTACAGGTGAAAGGACAATTTGATCAGGAACTACCTGTCATTATTCCAGACTTGGACAAGTACGGGTGCAGTACTTCAGGCGAGTGGATAACATTCGATAACAAACCACTTATATGGGTGCCTCAACAATACCGTTGCAGGTGGTTTGACGATTGGCCCGAAATTGCCACTGGACACCATCACATCACTATTCAATTTTCAGGAGGTGTATACTCTGTGGTATTTAGAAAGGACACTGGGGAATATTTACGGAAAGCGATATCAAATCTGTGTATATAG
- a CDS encoding hypothetical protein (SECRETED:SignalP(1-17)), with amino-acid sequence MKFAPIAIAFLSAFAMANPSPEGELERRQCSCKKVGDEWICIGPKCPSKRDETALLERDDAFLEKRQCTCKKVGGEWICTGKKCYDKRSMDLDLELEKRQCSCKKVGGEWICSGKKCGRSLMDETHLEKRQAWCKCTKRGDEWVCSGTKC; translated from the coding sequence ATGAAGTTCGCTCCCATCGCTATCGCCTTCCTCTCCGCCTTCGCCATGGCCAACCCCTCTCCCGAGGGCGAGCTCGAGCGCCGCCAATGTTCATGCAAGAAAGTCGGCGATGAATGGATCTGCATTGGTCCCAAGTGCCCCAGCAAACGTGACGAGACCGCCCTCCTCGAGCGAGACGATGCCTTCCTCGAGAAGCGACAATGCACCTGCAAGAAGGTCGGTGGTGAGTGGATCTGCACCGGCAAGAAGTGCTACGACAAGCGATCCATggatcttgatcttgagcttgagaagcgTCAGTGCTCTTGCAAGAAGGTCGGCGGCGAGTGGATTTGCAGTGGCAAAAAGTGTGGACGCAGTCTCATGGATGAGACTCACCTCGAGAAGCGTCAGGCTTGGTGTAAATGCACCAAGCGCGGTGACGAGTGGGTTTGCAGCGGAACAAAGTGCTAA
- a CDS encoding hypothetical protein (TransMembrane:1 (o6-25i)), with protein sequence MSGLEILGAASAVLGFVETAVGLLGRLRDAYERQTELSSVLDTYRRELNSTKNILQIVRDEEALKTAAVANELVEIESILKRIVELLKALNEDKGAVRQFTHQLVHGSRDERKLSDIFGELGRAKLNLMMRIQAAHVGLTRSLDNSIAINTSIVERVNSLLEPVLGEGQGLKIAKFLRDRCKDDGDIIMLDDSDVLSLQDKAPQEAHRLAGERIVIDNLTEDQALQINGPIGQDGWREVAHMEIRNNKASGNAMQINDSMSMEAFTQMLALRAPK encoded by the exons ATG TCTGGACTTGAAATTCTTGGGGCTGCTTCGGCGGTACTTGGGTTCGTGGAGACAGCGGTTGGTCTGCTTGGTCGCTTACGAGATGCCTACGAACGTCAAACTGAGCTTTCCTCTGTACTTGATACTTACAGGCGAGAATTGAACAGCACGAAAAACATCCTTCAGATTGTgcgagatgaagaagcacTGAAAACTGCCGCTGTCGCCAACGAGTTGGTCGAAATTGAAAGCATCCTGAAGAGAATTGTCGAACTTCTCAAGGCCCTGAATGAGGACAAGGGCGCCGTACGTCAATTCACTCACCAATTAGTCCATGGATCTCGAGATGAACGCAAGTTGAGCGACATCTTTGGAGAACTTGGCCGAGCAAAGCTCAACCTGATGATGCGCATACAAGCTGCTCACGTTGGATTAACGAGGAGTCTTGACAACAGCATTGCCATTAATACAAGCATTGTTGAGAGAGTCAATAGTCTATTGGAGCCTGTGCTGGGCGAAGGACAAGGTCTCAAGATAGCCAAATTTCTTCGAGATCGATGTAAGGATG ATGGCGACATTATCATGCTCGATGATTCCGATGTTCTTTCTCTACAGGACAAGGCACCTCAGGAAGCGCACAGACTGGCAGGTGAACGAATTGTGATTGACAATTTAACGGAAGATCAAGCCCTGCAAATAAATGGGCCCATTGGACAAGATGGTTGGCGAGAGGTTGCTCATATGGAAATCAGAAACAACAAAGCCTCAGGAAATGCGATGCAAATCAACGACAGCATGTCTATGGAGGCTTTCACTCAAATGTTGGCACTTCGGGCGCCGAAATGA